Proteins from one Amycolatopsis endophytica genomic window:
- a CDS encoding bifunctional aldolase/short-chain dehydrogenase: MTHSPAAELIRRSNALGADPRNTNYAGGNTSAKGSETDPVTGTPAELLWVKGSGGDLGTLTEAGLAVLRLDRLRALADVYPGAEREDEMVAAFDYCLHGRGGAAPSIDTAMHGLVEAPHVDHLHPDSGIALATAADGPALTKECFGDRVVWVGWRRPGFQLGLDIAAVQKAHPQAIGVILGGHGITAWGATSEECQRNSLEIIRTAEKFLSERGSAEPFGAVVPGFEALPSAERRKRAAALAPVIRGLASTDQRQVGHYTDSDVVLEFTSREKLQPLAALGTSCPDHFLRTKVRPLVVDLPAAAPIEDVVARLKELHKTYREDYRAYYERHASPDSPAMRGADPAIVLVPGVGMFSFGKDKQTARVAGEFYVNAINVMRGAEAVSRYAPIPESEKFRIEYWALEEAKLQRMPKPKPLAGRVALVTGAGSGIGRAIAERLAAEGACVAIADLNADTAEEVARGIGSTDKAVSVVANVVDPGAVAAAVDATVLAFGGLDLVVNNAGLSISKPLLDTTEKDWDLQHDVMAKGSFLVSQAAAKAMVAQGIGGDIVYISSKNSVFAGPNNVAYGAAKADQAHQVRLLAAELGEHGIRVNGVNPDGVVRGSGIFAGGWGAQRAAVYGVPEEDLGKFYAQRTILKREVLPEHVAAAVFALTGGDLTHTTGLHVPVDAGVAAAFLR, translated from the coding sequence ATGACGCACAGTCCCGCCGCCGAACTCATCCGGCGCAGCAACGCGCTCGGTGCCGACCCGCGCAACACCAACTACGCCGGGGGCAACACCTCCGCCAAGGGCAGCGAGACCGACCCCGTCACCGGCACCCCCGCGGAGCTGTTGTGGGTCAAGGGATCCGGTGGCGATCTGGGCACGCTCACCGAAGCCGGGCTGGCCGTGCTGCGGCTGGACCGGCTGCGCGCGCTGGCCGATGTGTACCCCGGTGCCGAGCGTGAGGACGAGATGGTCGCCGCGTTCGACTACTGCCTGCACGGTCGTGGTGGTGCCGCGCCGTCGATCGACACCGCGATGCACGGACTGGTCGAGGCGCCGCATGTGGACCATCTGCACCCGGACTCCGGCATCGCGCTGGCCACCGCCGCCGACGGTCCCGCGCTGACCAAGGAGTGCTTCGGCGACCGCGTGGTGTGGGTCGGCTGGCGCCGCCCCGGATTCCAGCTGGGACTGGACATCGCCGCGGTGCAGAAGGCCCATCCGCAGGCAATCGGCGTGATCTTGGGCGGGCACGGCATCACCGCGTGGGGCGCGACCTCGGAGGAGTGTCAGCGGAACTCCCTGGAGATCATCCGGACGGCGGAGAAGTTCCTGTCCGAGCGTGGTTCCGCGGAGCCGTTCGGTGCGGTGGTGCCGGGCTTCGAGGCGCTTCCCTCGGCAGAACGGCGGAAGCGGGCCGCGGCATTGGCGCCGGTGATCCGCGGTCTGGCCTCGACCGACCAGCGCCAGGTCGGGCACTACACCGACAGCGATGTGGTGCTGGAGTTCACCTCACGGGAGAAGCTGCAGCCGCTGGCCGCGCTCGGCACGTCGTGCCCGGACCACTTCCTGCGCACCAAGGTCCGCCCGCTCGTGGTCGACCTGCCCGCGGCCGCGCCGATCGAGGACGTCGTCGCGCGGCTCAAGGAGCTGCACAAGACCTACCGCGAGGACTACCGCGCCTACTACGAACGGCACGCCTCGCCGGACAGCCCGGCCATGCGCGGCGCCGATCCGGCGATCGTGCTGGTGCCGGGCGTGGGCATGTTCTCCTTCGGCAAGGACAAGCAGACCGCGCGCGTGGCGGGCGAGTTCTACGTCAACGCGATCAACGTGATGCGCGGCGCGGAGGCGGTGTCCCGTTATGCGCCGATCCCGGAGAGCGAGAAGTTCCGCATCGAGTACTGGGCGCTGGAGGAGGCCAAGCTTCAGCGCATGCCCAAGCCCAAGCCGCTGGCCGGGCGCGTCGCGCTGGTGACCGGTGCCGGTTCGGGCATCGGCCGGGCGATCGCCGAGCGGCTCGCCGCGGAGGGCGCCTGCGTGGCGATCGCGGACCTCAACGCGGACACCGCCGAGGAGGTCGCGCGCGGGATCGGTTCGACGGACAAGGCGGTTTCCGTGGTCGCGAACGTCGTCGATCCCGGGGCGGTCGCGGCGGCGGTGGACGCGACGGTGCTCGCCTTCGGCGGCCTCGACCTGGTGGTCAACAACGCCGGACTGTCGATCTCCAAGCCGTTGCTGGACACCACCGAGAAGGACTGGGACCTCCAGCACGACGTGATGGCCAAGGGCTCGTTCCTGGTGTCGCAGGCCGCGGCGAAGGCGATGGTCGCGCAGGGCATCGGCGGCGACATCGTGTACATCTCGTCGAAGAACTCGGTGTTCGCCGGTCCGAACAACGTCGCCTACGGCGCGGCGAAGGCCGACCAGGCGCACCAGGTGCGGCTGCTGGCCGCCGAACTCGGCGAGCACGGCATCCGCGTCAACGGCGTCAACCCGGACGGTGTCGTGCGGGGCTCGGGGATCTTCGCCGGGGGCTGGGGCGCGCAGCGCGCCGCGGTCTACGGTGTACCGGAGGAGGACCTGGGCAAGTTCTACGCCCAGCGCACGATCCTCAAGCGCGAGGTGCTGCCCGAGCACGTCGCCGCGGCGGTGTTCGCGCTCACCGGCGGCGACCTGACGCACACAACCGGTCTGCACGTGCCCGTGGACGCGGGTGTCGCGGCCGCTTTCCTCCGCTGA